The Synechocystis sp. PCC 6714 genome includes the window TGAAACTCAAAATGAATCTGCCAAAAAGTTTCCCCATACTGGGCAAATTGGAGTTGGTACCACCACAACACCGGACCAAAACCGATCAACAGCCCGAACCAGAATTGCCAGCGCTGAAAAATTCGTCCTTCCCCAAGCCAGAAAATCAAAATTCCCAACAATAATCCCAGAGCTAGCACCAGTAAACCCTTGGCTAGAGCAATTAACCCCAAACCAATACCTATACCCCCTAACCAATGGGGATTTTTCCGCCCTTTGAGTAAGCAAAGTATCGACCAAAGCAAACAGGTATTAATCACCCCATCCAACATGGTTAAACGGCCCAGACGGGCGGTGGGAAGCAGGGTTAGCAATATCGAACTGCTCCATAGTGCCGCTTTAGGGGCAGAAAAAATTTCCTTCCCCACCAGATATAACAAGGGCACCGCCAGGGCTGACCCCAGAGCCAGGGGCAAACGGGAACTAAATTCATTGATGCCCAGCAGATGGTAACTGCCCATTACCAGCCAAGTAATCAGGGGCGGTTTGGATAAAAAGGGTTGTCCTAAATAGGTGGGAAAACGCCAATCTCCCCGCAGATAAGTATCCTGGGCTGTGGTGGCATAATAACCCTCGTCAAAATCTCGCAGGGGCACATTGCCCAAACCGGCGATCGCCAGGATTAGGGCCACTCCGGTGAGTAGCAATAAATATTTCCGGTCTGAATTCAGGGAAAAAAAGTTCAAGGGCTGAGTATGGACAGATTCTGACTATTGGACTTGGCTCGCATTTTCCCACGTTCTTGGGGGAAGTTTAGGTTTTTGTTAAGGTATTTTGTTGATGTTTCCCCACCAATGGCTGACCCTGTGAACCTAATACCCGATCGCCACCAATTTCCTGGCCTAGCCAATAAGACCTATTTTAATTTTGGCGGCCAGGGTATTTTGCCCACCGTTGCCCTGGAAGCTATTACGGCTATGTATGGCTATCTACAGGAAAATGGCCCTTTTTCCATTGCCGCTAATCAACATATTCAGCAGTTAATTGCCCAACTACGGCAGGCTTTGGCGGAAACTTTTAACGTTGATCCCAACACAATTACAATCACCGATAACGTCACCACCGGCTGTGACATTGTGCTTTGGGGTTTGGATTGGCACCAGGGCGATGAAATTTTGCTCACCGACTGCGAACATCCCGGCATCATTGCCATTGTCCAGGCGATCGCCGCCCGGTTTGGCATTACCTACCGTTTTTTCCCGGTGGCGGCCACGTTAAACCAGGGAGATGCGGCCGCAGTGTTGGCTAATCATCTGGGGCCAAAAACCCGCTTGGTTATTCTCAGTCATTTACTCTGGAACACTGGCCAAGTATTGCCCCTAGCAGAAATTATGGCCGTTTGTCGCCGTCACCAAGGAAATTATCCAGTGCGGGTTTTAGTGGATGGGGCCCAATCTGCCGGTTCCTTACCCCTAGATTTTTCCCGGTTAGAAGTGGATTATTATGCTTTCACCGGCCATAAATGGTTTGCTGGCCCCGCTGGGGTGGGGGGATTGTATATCCATGGCGATTGCCTGGGGGAAATTAATCCGACCTATGTGGGTTGGCGCAGTATCACCTATGGCGCTAAAGGGGAACCCACCGGCTGGGCTGAAGGGGGCAAACGGTTTGAAGTGGCCACCTCCGCCTATCCCCAATATGCCGGTCTGTTGGCCGCTCTCCAGTTGCACCAACGGCAAGGCACCGCTGAGGAACGTTACCAAGCCATTTGTCAACGTAGTGAATTCCTGTGGCGGGGCTTGAACCAGTTACCCCATGTCCATTGTTTAGCTACATCGGCTCCCCAAGCAGGTTTGGTCTCCTTCACCGTGGATTCTCCCTTGGGCCACCGGGCGATCGTGCAGAAACTGGAGGAGCAACGCATCTATCTCCGTACCATCGCTGACCCTGACTGTATCCGGGCCTGTTGCCATTACATAACCGATGAGGAGGAAATTAATCATTTATTGGCTAGACTAGCTGACTTTGGCCCCTAAAAAGTTCCCCCTTGTAAAGGGGGCGAGGGAGGACGTTAAACCCTAGATTTGTTCCGTTTCCTGTAATAACCAAAAACCGGCAAAAGCCTCACTGTCGGGACTGGCTTGAATGGCTAAAAAGTGAATGCCGTGGGCCAATTTTTTGGCCTGTTCAAAGCCCTTCGCTTCCTGTTCACTGGTTTTGTCGATAACGTTGGCCACAATCCAACTATCACTGGCGCCGGTTTCCAGGCGCATAATGGGACGGGGGTCGGTGTTGTATTGCAAATAGCCCAATTCCAACCCGGATAACCAAGCGGCAAAGGGTAAGGCCCGGGGGGAAAAGAGGATTAAACCCGGAATGCGGCAATCGGGGCCCAAATTGTAGGGGGAGAGGGGAAAACTTTCCCCAAAGCTAATCTCCCAATCCGGTAAATCATTGAAATCAGCAGCAGCCAAACTCACCAAGGCCCACTGGTCTCCCCGATCGCCCCGCACTGCATCGGGCAAGGCAATGGCATTAAGTTCTGGATACTGCACCGATGTGGAGGAAGCCAACTTAGGGTCGTAGCCCGGTTGTTGGGGATAAAAATTCTCTAGGCGATCGCTTAACCATTGCTCCAGGGCATAGGTACGCCGACTGGGGGATGGGGGAATGCCAGCTTCTTCACAGGCTTTGCCGATCATGTTATTCATCTGACGCCGGAAAAAACGGATCTTTTGGGGCATCTGACCCGCTTCGGCGATCGCCGTTTCGATGGCCTGCCGGAGCCAAACGGAATTGACAGTGGCACTGGGGCAATACTGGCTGTAGCGGAACAAATCCCCTGGTGACTGTTGCACGGATTGGGGAGATTCACAAATTAGTACTTCCCACACTTTTTTTCCCTCATCATCCAATAACGGCCGCGAATAAAAATCCAATTCCCAAGTAACGCCCATATATCAATCAAATATGTGTCAAAGCTAGCCCCAACGGACCAACCGCTATCCTATCAAGCAATTGCCCCCGGGTTGCCATCGTTCCATGGCCACGGCAAATAACTGCCACCCCCATCATTGTCGGCCAAACACCACTGAGCTTAAGGTATTCTGGGAGCAAGGTGCTTTATCCATCGACCTTGATATTGTTTTGAGCACCCGCTCCTCAGTCTTCCATCGCCATAGAGTTTGACCAAAATATGATCTCCCAGCCCCAAGGATTTACCCGCCTTCACCGCTCTCCTTTCCGTTTTTTCCCAGCCCGTCGGTTGATGGCTTTGGGGTGGGGCATGGGTTTGATGGCATTGGGAGCAGTACCTCTGAATGCCGCCACCATTGCCCAAGGGAATGTTACCGATCGCCAGGTGCGGGCTTTGATTGAACAATTTGATGCGGTGGCCAACCAACATGACACCGATCGCCTGAAGGAGTTTTTTAGTGCTGAATTTAGCAACAGCGATGGTCTAACCTTTGCCCAGATGGAAACCAGCTTGCAAAAGCTCTGGGAAACCTATGACAACTTAACCTACAGCACAGAGTTGAAAAACTGGAAACAGGAAGGACAAGCGGTGGTAGTGGAAACTTTAACCACTATCAGTGGGGAACGACCTTGGTTGGGTCGCACTGCCCAGCTGAATGGGGAAATTAGCTCCCGCCAAACTTTTATTGATGATAAGCTGGTACGCCAAGAGGTACTTTCAGAGAAAATGGTGCTGACCGCTGGGGAAGATCCGCCGCAAGTGGATGTTAATGTGCCCCAAAAGGTGCAAGTAGGCCAAGAGTTTGATTTTGACGTAATTCTGCGGCAACCCATTGGTGAAGATCTCCTGGCAGGCACCGCTTTTGCCCAGAATATAGACCCCAGCAACTATATGGACCCATCCCAAGTGAGGTTGGAGTTGTTGCAGGCTGGCGGCCTATTCAAACGGGCGATCGCCAGTGAAGATCCCCAATGGTTATCGGCTCTGTTGGTAACTCCTGGGGGCATGGTGATGGTTACTCAAAGGTTAGCGGTGGTGCCCTAAAATTTCAAGTACTCTGCTCCATCCAAACGAATGGTGGTGCCACTCAAAAAGTCCTGTTGCAGTAAATACAAAGCCGCATCGGTAACCACTTTTGGGTTACCAGTTTTCTTAAGGGGAATACGCCGCTCGGCATAATCCCGCATAAACTGTTCCGGATCCGGTGCTTCCGGCGCTTCTAAAATCTGCCCCAGGGCTAAGCCGTTAACGGTGATATTGGGGGCCAATTCCAACGCTAAAATTTCTGTCATATCCCACAAGCCCCGCTTGGTCAGACGATAAACAAAATGATCTGGCCGGGGCCGGGGAATGCGGGCATCGTTAATGTTAATAATTTTCCCCTGGCGATCGCCGGAAATCTGTTGGGCAAAGGCCTGGGAGAGCTGAAAAGGGGCCCGGAGGTTAACAGCGAAAATCCATTCCCATAGTTCTAGATCCACCTGGAAAAATTTGTCCTCGAGGGGAAAAACCGAAGCACTGTTGATCAGAATGTCTACCCCACCAAAAACTTCCTGGGCTTTGGGTATAACTGTTTCTGTTGCTTGGGCATCACTCAGATCAGCGGAGTAGATGAAGGCTTTTCTTCCCAATGCTTCCACTTCCTGCTGAACCTCTAGGGCCCCTGCCTGGGAATTGCCATAGTGGATAAAGACATTACACCCTGCTTCGGCTAGGGCCACCACCAACGCCCGGCCCACCCGTATGCCTCCCCCGGTGACCAGGGCTGTTTTTCCAATTAATTCCATTGTAGTTAGCTAAATTTCTGAATCCTTGGGCAATTTAGGCTTCCACCTTTACGCCCCGCCAAAAAGCAATGTAGCCCTTAATGTTTTCTGCCTTGGACTTCGGATCGGGATAGTACCAAGCTGCGTCGGCATTTTCCTGACCATCCACCACTAGGGTGTAGTAACTGGCGGTACCTTTCCAGCCACAAACGGTGTGGGTGTTGCTGGGCTCAAAATACTGGGGATGGATGCTGTCAGGGGGAAAATAGTAATTGCCCTCCACCATTTCACACTGGTCACTCTCGGCGAGGACAACCCCATTCCAGATTGCTTTAGCCATGGTTGTAGGACAGATAAAGTAAACGCCTTGGATTATAGCCCCTTCTGCAGTCAAACTAAACCAGAACGGAGGGCAATGACGGCGGCCTGCACCCGGTCATCAACGGACAGCTTATTCATGATGCCTCGTACATGGGTTTTAATAGTATTGGTGCTGAGATATAGGGTCTGGGCGATTTCTTGGTTACTTTTTCCTTCCACAATTAATTTCAGCACGTCGACCTCCCGCTCCGAAAGGCTCGATACATTGGTTTGTCCTTCCGGCACCGGCGGTTTGAGATTTTCCACCACTACCCGGGCAATCTGGGGATCAAGATAGGTGGCCCCATCCTGGGCGGCGGCGATCGCTAAAATTAAACGTTCCAGCGTGGCTCCTTTAACGCAATAGGCATCGGCCCCGCTGGCCAAGGCAGCAATGATTTCATTGGGGAGAGTGTGAGACGTTAACACCACCACATGGATTTGAGGAGAGGTTTTTTTGATCTGTTTGGTGGCTTCAATGCCGTCTAGCCCTGGCAAACCAATGTCCATGACAATCAGGTCTGGGTTGAGGGCCGCCGCTTGCTGCACTGCCCCATAGCCATTGTCCACCCGACCAATAATTTCAAAGCGATCATGGGCACCCAAGGCTTGCTCCAAACCTAATTGCATCAATGGATCATCTTCAACGATCAAAATTTTCATAAACAGGCAAAGTTCGATTTTCACCCTATGGGGGGAAGTAAAATCCCCTCCAGTTTAGGCAAAGTTGAGATAGTAATCCCCAGTGCTTAGCAATTCTTTGTACTTGCTTAGTGATTGCCATCACCAATGCTAATTTATCTACCCAAGTCCCTACGCCAGAGGATGGCCACCACTATTCCCTCTGGGGTATCGGTGATCGTCTTGGGGTTATGCACAGCCTTGACCTATGGGATTCTGGGTGTTGGCCAACAATGGCTTAGTTTGGGAATTAGCCAGGGCATTGCCCTCACCCTATGGTGGCAGGGAAGCAACCCTGTGGCCCTTGCGGTAGGTTTAACCATTGGTCCCATGGTAGTGCAAGACAATCTGCCCTTGGCATTGGCCCTAGGGATGATTAGCACCGGCACCATGTTATTGGCCGGCCGAGGTTTACAGATGTTGGAATTTTCCCCCCAAGGTCAGCGGCTCCAAGACGGTATGGTTTTTTTGGTGGCCGGAGTGGGTTTTGGCGCCATTTTAACGGCGATCGCCGGGTTGTTATTATCTCTTTGGCAGGGGGATGGTCGCCTATGGTGGACGGGATCTTTGGCTTGGCTAGGTAGTGCCACAGGAATTTTACTGACCGCTCCATTGATCTTCAAGCTGAGATATGGCCGCTGGACCTGGCCTTGGCTTAACCCGATTAACGGAATTAAATTGACGGAAGCCCTAGTCTGTGGTGGTCTTTTATTGACGGTGGCCGGACTAGTTTTTGCGGGGGACGCATTAATTCCCTTGGCAGACCGGGGAGCCATTTATACCCAGTGGTTAGAATATTTACCCTTTCCCATTGTGGTCTGGGCCAGTATCCGTTTTCCAGCCTGGGGAGGAATCCTCTCGACTTCCCTATTAGCCATTTGGGCGATCGCCGCCACAATGCAAGGCCATGGCTCATTTAACGTCCAAAGCGCCGATCAAACTGGGGCGATGATTTTGCTGCAAATGTTCTTTTTGGTGCTGGGCACCACCAGTTTACTTTTATCGGGGGCAGTGAGGGAAAGACAACGTACGGAAGAACAGTTACGGGGCAGTTGGGAGCGGGAAAGATTATTAGCGGAGGTGGCCCTACGGGTGCGGCAATCGTTACATTTGGGCACAATTTTTCAAACCACGGTCACCGAAGTACGGCATTTGTTGCAGACTGATCGGGTTTACATTGCCCTTTTGCAGGGGGAAGGGGAATTGGCAGTGGTGGCGGAATCCTGCAGTTCTGACTATGTTCCCCTGATCAACCCCCATGCTTTACCCGCTGATAAACCCCGGGAGATGATGATTAGGGCCATTCCTGGCCAAGCGATGATAATTCACCACCCTGACCAATTGCCCAAAGGAGATCAACTCCGCCGCAGTTTTTTACGCTATCAGGTGAAAAGTTTACTGGCCATTCCCCTGGCCACAGTGGATGGGGACTTGGGTCTGATTGTGGCGCACCGTTGTCAACAGCCCCGCCATTGGCAAAAAGCAGAAGTACGCTTACTAGAACAATTAGCCACCCAGGTGGCGATCGCCATTCAGCAAGCCCAGCTTTATCAACGGGTACAAAGCTTGAATGCCAGTCTGGAAAAGCAAGTGGGGGAACGGACCGCCCAGTTAGAGGACAAAATGCTGGAGCTACGGGATTTGCAGCAAATGAAGGCTCTGTTTGTGCAAGCTATTTCCCATGATTTACGCACTTCGGTGATGGCCCTACTGATGGTGCTGAAAAACTTATTGACCACCGAAGGGGAAGTTCTGACCATCCCCCGCCATCTTTTGGATAGTCTGATCCGCAGTGGCGATCGCCAGTTGACCCTCCTCAATGCCCTCTGCGAAGAACAAACATCCGAATGTCGTCCCCTACACCTCAACCCCCAATCCTTGCCACTCCAGCCTTTTTTGCAACAAATTTGCCAACAATGGCGATCGGCCTGTGAACAGCACCAAGTAACTTTAAACTTAAAATGCGACGATAATTTGCCTCCTCTCCAGGGAGACCCCCACTACATCAAACAAGTATTCGACAATCTTTTAGCCAATGCTCTGAACCATAATCCCCCTGGCATCGCCCTCACCCTAACTGCTCAACCGGAGGGAAATATGGTGCGTTTTATCCTAAGTGACAATGGCAAAGGCATGGCCAAAGATCAATGTGAACATCTTTTTCGTCTGTATTTACGCAATCGTCACAATCAAAGGCTTACAGGGATTGGTCTTGGTTGCTATCAGTCTCGGCAAATTGTCGAAGCCCACGGTGGTCATATTGGCGTCACTAGCAGTCCGGGCCAAGGTTCCCATTTTTGGTTTACCCTTCCCCTGACAGTCTAACTCTGAAGCATACCGGTGGAATGTTCAGGCTTTTCCCCAACTTTCCCGGTTCAAACCCCTAGAGCCCCAGTTTTCTTGCTTCACTCCTAAAATTTCACCTTAAAAACTCAGCTTCAAAGCATTGACCGGTACATCATCCCAAGAGCTCACTGTGCGGATTTGGGCAACCCATCCCTGGGCTTTCTGATCCGGAGTCAGATTTTCCTGCCAGGAACGATGACAATCCTGGGCGGCGACTTCATCCAAACAAGCAATGCAAGCATAGACAATGCCGGTGGGATCTAGTTGTTCATTAACCCAAATCTTTTCCATGGAGTGTTTTTCCTCGCTAATGGGGACCGCAAATGGAAGCCCTGAATTCAAGACTATCAGAACTTTCTGTCCACCAACAGCAATGGGGGTAGGTTGTTACTGAACAACTAGAACTGAGCAATGCACGTGGTGAATAACATAGCTGCTGACACTGCCCAAAAACACCTCCGCCAAGCCCTTCAGTCCTCTCCGACCAAGCACCACCAAATCCGCCTCCCAATTTTTAGCCATATCGCGGATCCAGCGTCCCGGCTCTCCGACCTTCCAATCCCATTCACACTCCACTCCATGCTCTTTGACCTGTTGAGCAAAGGATTCCAGCCACTGACGAGCCTCCCTTTGTTGTTGCTCCAAGTGTTCTTGAATCACCCGGGAAAACCCAATGGAAGCCTCTCCATAGAAACTGGGGTAAATGCTCAAATCCTTGCTGTCCACAGGAATACAGTAAAAAAGCATCAACTGCGACGATTCTTTCTGGGCAAGGGCCACTGCTTGCTTTAAGACTTCCCCTGACAATTCAGAACGATCTAAGGCCACAAGGATTTTTGGGTAGCCCATGGTGGAAACTCCTGCCCCATTATTTATGGTCCGGCAAAATATGGTTGAGTTGAACTCTCGCACACACCTTTAATTCTAACTTGCCCAGTTTAACCAACAGAGAACTTGATATCCTCTGCCTGGCATTTATATTCATTTCAAATAATTTCGAGACTGCTTAAGTCTTTATTGACAAGCTTTTCGGTGAATTTGACTGCCTCAGTCTTACTGGAAACTACTATACGACGAAAAAACGAGCCCAGTTTACTGAACTCGCTTTTTGACCACACCTGATTGAAGTCGACCGGTATGATGTTTGTAACGGGCTTGGAGGGACTCGAACCCCCGACCTCGTGGTCCGTAGCCACGCGCTCTAATCCACTAAGCTACAAGCCCTAGTCGTTTACCTGACGACTTACAACACTATCATAGGGCGTCGAACTTCCGCAAGCTTTTTTATTGGGGAGTACTGGGAAGATTTTTGGTACGATAGCAAGGATATTAAATAACCCTTTGGAGAAAATCTGTGATTGAACCCCTATTGCTCGGCATTGTTCTTGGACTGATCCCTGTGACCCTAGCGGGACTATTCGTGGCGGCCTATCTCCAATATAAACGGGGTAACCAATTTAATTTGGATTAACGAATTTTCGTTATCGCCTTGCCCCCATCGGTCAATTTTTGGCTTTGCCCCAAATAACAAGTAGGGAAACCCCAATTTCAGCAATGGCGAGTTGGGGCCAAATTTTCCCCGTACTCCGGGCCTCTGGGAACTTGATATAGTTTGACCTGGACTAATAATCAGAAGAGTTGTTTTTTGAGTCTAAAACAACCATTTCTCCTGGCTGGTTTATCCAAAAAATCCTTTTTTCCTGTTTTTCTGTCGAGAACGATGGAAGTTCTGGGGTGGGAGAGCTACCACTGCCTCTTCCAACGGTAGGCGGCGGACTTCATTAGTGAAGATATGAGCTTGGTATACTTCTTGGTTATTAACTTCCAGGGCGGTAAGCCAACCGCTTCTGGGATGGTAGGCTCCGGTGTCGATGTCCAACCAGCCTGGTCCCGCCACTAATTTGCCAGGCTCCACATCGGCAAAGGTGAAAGTAATGGTGTGGCCGGTGATGATTAGCTTATTAGCAAAATAGGGGTAGGGATAACGGTGGAATTCGTCCCTGATCCAACAGAATTGAGTTTCCCCCTGTTCTTCGATGGGCAAATGGGGGTCTACCCCTGCATGCACTAACCAAACATCCCCCAGGTCCAAGTAGAGGGGTAGGCTTCGCATCCAATCCACATGGCTTTGGGGAATCTGGTGCTGATAACTTTCTAGGGTAGATTGGCCACCGCTGTAGATCCAGGCATGGAGAAGTTGGGGAGAAAAGTTAACGCCCCCCACTGCGTCCAACATCATTTGTTCGTGATTTCCCAGCAGGCAATGGTATTTGTTGCCCATGACAAAGTCTACTACTTTGGCGCTTTCGGGACCCCGGTCAATCAAGTCCCCCACAAAGTAAACCCCGTCTCTTTCACTGGGGGCGATCGCCTCAAAGAGGGCATTGAGGGCATTGAAGTGGCCGTGGACATCACCAAAGATAATGCGTCGGGGGTTGGGCATGGATAAATCGGGCAGGGGCAGAAGAAAATTTGAAAAACGGTTTAGGATAATTCTGACATCCTATCTTGCCAATCGCTAAGGCGTATGGGGATGGACTCCTTGGGATGACCAAAAATTTCCCTGTTCACAGTCACCTAGACTAACTAACCTTAGACTATCGCCGGGTTTAGGCCATAGATTTAAACGGGCAGAGACTTTGCCAATTACCAATGATGGAGTTACCCTTGGTTTTATCTCCTGCGCCCAGAACCAGGCATTACTGTGCGCCAATTTGTTTTGGCTAACTTTAACTGCTCAGGAGATACCTTAGCGGAGCCCAAATCTGCCCCCGAAAAATTTGCTCCCTGGAGGTTGGCGTATTTAAAATTGACGCCGCTGAGATTGGCTCCCCGCAGGTCTGCTCCTCGCAAATCGGCGTAACCAAAGTAAGCATCGCTCAGATTAGCATCCTTTAAAATTGCATTTTTCAGCCGTGCCTTACCAAAATCAGCTCTAGTAAGTTCTGCCTGTTCAAAGTTGGCGTTGGTCAAATTAGCTTGGTAACAATTAATGCCCGGCACAAATGCCTTGGCTAGGATGATACCCACTAAGTTTTGATCAGCAAAATCCCGTTTACCCTGGGCATACTCCGCTAAAAAATTCTTGCTGTTCCAGCGTTTGATTTCCTGTTGATTGGCGATCGCCGGCTTGTCCTCTTCCCGTCGAGAAAGCCGTCTTTGGCTGGCCATGTTGTAATCAATGCTACCGGGGGCCCCAGCCGCTCCCCCTGGATTAGAAGCAGGGCGTACCCTTGTGGTGGGGGAATCTACATCTTTAATTCTTTCCCTAGGAGCGTTAGGAGGCTTAGCAGTGCGGGTTTTAATGCCAGTGTTCAAGCTAGTGGAGCTAGGATCCTTTGGGTTAACACTAGTGTTCAATCTTGTGGATGGCTCCCCATAGTCTGAGGGAGAATTATTCCCGGTGCGGATGCCTGTTACCGGCTCATTACCCGCCCCAGTAAGGGTGGTGAAGGGAGTGGAGACCATACCTTGCATCATGCCATCTTCGTAAGGCAACATTTCCAGGGCATCCAACACCTGTTGGGCGCTCTTGTAGCGGTGGCGCACCGAAAGTTCCAACATTTTACGGATGATCTCGGCAAACTTGCTGGAGACAGTGACGTGTTTTTCCCAATCCATTTCCCCCGTTTGACTATTACAATCAATCTCCTTGGGAGTTTTACCAGTTAGTAAGTACAAACAAGTTACCCCGGTGGCGTAAATATCGCTGGCGTAAACGGGGCGCATCGCCATCTGTTCCGGGGGGGCAAAACCCGCTGTTCCCACCGCAAAAGCTGTCAAAGCCGTCTGAGCAGAAGTATTGGAAGCTAGGACTGAATCAATTTGATTTTTCACCGCCCCAAAATCAATTAGCACTAATTTTTGATCTGTCTGACGTCGAATCAGGTTAGCAGGTTTAATATCCCGGTGAATAACTTTTTGGGAATGGATGTAATCAAGAATAGGTAATATTTCCGTTAAAAACTGTTTAACACTGCCCTCGGTAAAGGTGCCATTCTTTTTCACTTCCTGGTGTAAATTATGACCCTTAACATATTCCTGAACTAAATAAAACTGTTGATCATCCTCGAAATAATCCAATAAACGGGGTACCTGGGGATGGTTACCCACCCGTCCGAGGGTTTGGGCTTCCCGCTCAAATAGCTCCTTCGCCATGCGGAATACATTAGGGTCATCAGTTTGGGGGCGTAACTGCTTGACCACGCAAATAGGGGTTCCCGGCAGTCCCACATCCGCCGCCGCAAAGGTGGCCCCAAATCCTCCTTTTCCGAGTAAGCCCAAGG containing:
- a CDS encoding aminotransferase class V-fold PLP-dependent enzyme; this translates as MADPVNLIPDRHQFPGLANKTYFNFGGQGILPTVALEAITAMYGYLQENGPFSIAANQHIQQLIAQLRQALAETFNVDPNTITITDNVTTGCDIVLWGLDWHQGDEILLTDCEHPGIIAIVQAIAARFGITYRFFPVAATLNQGDAAAVLANHLGPKTRLVILSHLLWNTGQVLPLAEIMAVCRRHQGNYPVRVLVDGAQSAGSLPLDFSRLEVDYYAFTGHKWFAGPAGVGGLYIHGDCLGEINPTYVGWRSITYGAKGEPTGWAEGGKRFEVATSAYPQYAGLLAALQLHQRQGTAEERYQAICQRSEFLWRGLNQLPHVHCLATSAPQAGLVSFTVDSPLGHRAIVQKLEEQRIYLRTIADPDCIRACCHYITDEEEINHLLARLADFGP
- a CDS encoding Tab2/Atab2 family RNA-binding protein produces the protein MGVTWELDFYSRPLLDDEGKKVWEVLICESPQSVQQSPGDLFRYSQYCPSATVNSVWLRQAIETAIAEAGQMPQKIRFFRRQMNNMIGKACEEAGIPPSPSRRTYALEQWLSDRLENFYPQQPGYDPKLASSTSVQYPELNAIALPDAVRGDRGDQWALVSLAAADFNDLPDWEISFGESFPLSPYNLGPDCRIPGLILFSPRALPFAAWLSGLELGYLQYNTDPRPIMRLETGASDSWIVANVIDKTSEQEAKGFEQAKKLAHGIHFLAIQASPDSEAFAGFWLLQETEQI
- a CDS encoding SDR family NAD(P)-dependent oxidoreductase — its product is MELIGKTALVTGGGIRVGRALVVALAEAGCNVFIHYGNSQAGALEVQQEVEALGRKAFIYSADLSDAQATETVIPKAQEVFGGVDILINSASVFPLEDKFFQVDLELWEWIFAVNLRAPFQLSQAFAQQISGDRQGKIININDARIPRPRPDHFVYRLTKRGLWDMTEILALELAPNITVNGLALGQILEAPEAPDPEQFMRDYAERRIPLKKTGNPKVVTDAALYLLQQDFLSGTTIRLDGAEYLKF
- a CDS encoding DUF427 domain-containing protein, coding for MAKAIWNGVVLAESDQCEMVEGNYYFPPDSIHPQYFEPSNTHTVCGWKGTASYYTLVVDGQENADAAWYYPDPKSKAENIKGYIAFWRGVKVEA
- a CDS encoding response regulator transcription factor; its protein translation is MKILIVEDDPLMQLGLEQALGAHDRFEIIGRVDNGYGAVQQAAALNPDLIVMDIGLPGLDGIEATKQIKKTSPQIHVVVLTSHTLPNEIIAALASGADAYCVKGATLERLILAIAAAQDGATYLDPQIARVVVENLKPPVPEGQTNVSSLSEREVDVLKLIVEGKSNQEIAQTLYLSTNTIKTHVRGIMNKLSVDDRVQAAVIALRSGLV
- a CDS encoding MASE1 domain-containing protein, whose product is MLIYLPKSLRQRMATTIPSGVSVIVLGLCTALTYGILGVGQQWLSLGISQGIALTLWWQGSNPVALAVGLTIGPMVVQDNLPLALALGMISTGTMLLAGRGLQMLEFSPQGQRLQDGMVFLVAGVGFGAILTAIAGLLLSLWQGDGRLWWTGSLAWLGSATGILLTAPLIFKLRYGRWTWPWLNPINGIKLTEALVCGGLLLTVAGLVFAGDALIPLADRGAIYTQWLEYLPFPIVVWASIRFPAWGGILSTSLLAIWAIAATMQGHGSFNVQSADQTGAMILLQMFFLVLGTTSLLLSGAVRERQRTEEQLRGSWERERLLAEVALRVRQSLHLGTIFQTTVTEVRHLLQTDRVYIALLQGEGELAVVAESCSSDYVPLINPHALPADKPREMMIRAIPGQAMIIHHPDQLPKGDQLRRSFLRYQVKSLLAIPLATVDGDLGLIVAHRCQQPRHWQKAEVRLLEQLATQVAIAIQQAQLYQRVQSLNASLEKQVGERTAQLEDKMLELRDLQQMKALFVQAISHDLRTSVMALLMVLKNLLTTEGEVLTIPRHLLDSLIRSGDRQLTLLNALCEEQTSECRPLHLNPQSLPLQPFLQQICQQWRSACEQHQVTLNLKCDDNLPPLQGDPHYIKQVFDNLLANALNHNPPGIALTLTAQPEGNMVRFILSDNGKGMAKDQCEHLFRLYLRNRHNQRLTGIGLGCYQSRQIVEAHGGHIGVTSSPGQGSHFWFTLPLTV
- a CDS encoding universal stress protein, producing MGYPKILVALDRSELSGEVLKQAVALAQKESSQLMLFYCIPVDSKDLSIYPSFYGEASIGFSRVIQEHLEQQQREARQWLESFAQQVKEHGVECEWDWKVGEPGRWIRDMAKNWEADLVVLGRRGLKGLAEVFLGSVSSYVIHHVHCSVLVVQ
- the petG gene encoding cytochrome b6-f complex subunit V, coding for MIEPLLLGIVLGLIPVTLAGLFVAAYLQYKRGNQFNLD
- a CDS encoding metallophosphoesterase family protein — translated: MPNPRRIIFGDVHGHFNALNALFEAIAPSERDGVYFVGDLIDRGPESAKVVDFVMGNKYHCLLGNHEQMMLDAVGGVNFSPQLLHAWIYSGGQSTLESYQHQIPQSHVDWMRSLPLYLDLGDVWLVHAGVDPHLPIEEQGETQFCWIRDEFHRYPYPYFANKLIITGHTITFTFADVEPGKLVAGPGWLDIDTGAYHPRSGWLTALEVNNQEVYQAHIFTNEVRRLPLEEAVVALPPQNFHRSRQKNRKKGFFG
- a CDS encoding serine/threonine-protein kinase, producing the protein MSFCVNPNCPHPKNPNNIQVCQACGSSLRLNGRYQTLGLLGKGGFGATFAAADVGLPGTPICVVKQLRPQTDDPNVFRMAKELFEREAQTLGRVGNHPQVPRLLDYFEDDQQFYLVQEYVKGHNLHQEVKKNGTFTEGSVKQFLTEILPILDYIHSQKVIHRDIKPANLIRRQTDQKLVLIDFGAVKNQIDSVLASNTSAQTALTAFAVGTAGFAPPEQMAMRPVYASDIYATGVTCLYLLTGKTPKEIDCNSQTGEMDWEKHVTVSSKFAEIIRKMLELSVRHRYKSAQQVLDALEMLPYEDGMMQGMVSTPFTTLTGAGNEPVTGIRTGNNSPSDYGEPSTRLNTSVNPKDPSSTSLNTGIKTRTAKPPNAPRERIKDVDSPTTRVRPASNPGGAAGAPGSIDYNMASQRRLSRREEDKPAIANQQEIKRWNSKNFLAEYAQGKRDFADQNLVGIILAKAFVPGINCYQANLTNANFEQAELTRADFGKARLKNAILKDANLSDAYFGYADLRGADLRGANLSGVNFKYANLQGANFSGADLGSAKVSPEQLKLAKTNWRTVMPGSGRRR